The following is a genomic window from Antechinus flavipes isolate AdamAnt ecotype Samford, QLD, Australia chromosome 3, AdamAnt_v2, whole genome shotgun sequence.
TCAACCTCTCTTTACCTGTCCCTCCCCCTGTGGGAGGTATTCCCCGCCCTGGCCCTTGCCTGGTAATAAAAGgcattttccccatcactttctcATCCTCAATCCTTTGGATTGTCCCAGGCTAGACAGCAGAGAGAAGCCAGTGCCAAGGTGAACATAATGGAATCCAACTTCTCTCCAAAAGATGCCTACGTGAGTCACTTCAATCCTCGAATTTACCTGGAAACTTATTATTCCTTGGCACCGAATCCTTCTAAAGAAAGCCAGGTTCTGAAGTTTATCCTGAGAAAACTGTCAGAGATATTCTCTCCAGGTAAGTTTTTCAGGGTTTATCCCTTGACTCGGAGAATTTCAGTTACCAGGGAATAGCTTGATGACATGATCAAATCaggaaaataagtattttaagtGCTTCTTATGTACCAAATATTGTgctgtgttttaggaaaaaaaccaTAAATGCTACTTCTTATAGATTGAATAATGGTATTTATTTGGCAAATCTGTTTTTCAATCATCTAAACATGACCTGGGAAATATATTTCCCCTAAATTTTCTTTAGCCAGTATTTTTATTTGGAAAGTATGAATGATTTGTTTAGTATTAGTAAAAAATGTCaactaaatatgtatttatttttccataggAAAGCACAGTGAAAAGATGTAAATGTCAGTATCCTTAAGGATTTTTATCAAAAGTTCCCCAATAAAACTAGCTCTTAGCATTTTTCAAGCTCATATCATGTGTTAAATCAAGATTATGCTAGTCCAGGTATGTCCAGTCAGCTTCCACCTTCTTGTGCATATGAGATGCCTACTCACCTCAGTGCCAAAGCTATGGAGACTTCAAAAAATATGAGGCTACAGGATTTTGGCCCAATATTTCTCAGTTCACACTCAAAGAAGAGACAAAGGCTGATGTGTATCACACTGCTTAGTcacattttatcttttgattttagttctttatattttctttgaagattttcttctggctattttcttaatttcatcttctttgcCAGAGCAATGTTTCAAATTCTTGTTTCAGGATTTCCTTCTAGacattttcaatataattgtctTACTATAGTATGGGCATCCACCAAAACTGATGTTAAAAATCCATAGACTTCTCAACATCTCATAGAAGCAGGTCTGATGGAAGGGCTGTTCATACTGGGGATTATCACAAACTTGATCTGGGATGGCAATTTACAggtgataaaaataacaaattttacatttgttatgcattctacatttttatattgtgaaattaaatttttttgagacaatATATACTGGAAATTCAACTTCTATAACACTTTTCAAATTTTGTAGCAGATTATTTTCTGAAtcccacatacatatattgttGCTCAGTTTAATTCCCAGGACTTTTGCCACACAGTACCAAGAAAGAAGCATTTAGGAAGCATCATAGAACATCTGGGATCTACCTCTATATTGAAATTCTTAAGAATTAGTCTAGACTGATTTGCTTTGTGACCTACAGAAAGCCAGCTGACCTTTCTGAGGTTCTCTTATAGAATGAGGATGTTAATATCTGTGGCTCTTTCCAAGGTACTGTGTCCCTGGATCTTCAAAGTCTGTGGAGAAATTATGAGGTCTTAAGAGACTATTATTACTTTGATTTATCTTCCCCAAGTATAACTCTCTGGcatctttttatttctacttagTATTGTAGGTGGATTAAGGATTTGTATACAATTTTTCTTCCACTGATAAGACCCCCAAATCTCTCAGAAATGTGTTTGCATTAGAGCAGGAAGATGGAGGTGGGCAGTTAAACCTGGGCTCTAAGTCCACTTCTGCTGATTACTATCTATGAGCATTCTTGGCTAAgttctctctggatctcagtttccttgttgaTAGTTAAAGCCTCTACTCAGTCCtaattctttagatttttttatcaAGGTAATAGGAAGTTTCAGTGATAGGAAAGGTTTCTTTTTGTCCATGATAGAGAATTTCAAGTcaaatattattaccaaattgTCATTTAATTCTGTATCCAGATATtcacaatatttttaataattgttgTGGTTAAGTCagtcagtcatgtccaacttttggTGACCCTGTGGGCCATAGCTCCAAcactgtccatgggattttcttgacaaagatgctgaagtggtttgctatttccttttccagtggattattTACATAGTGAttcaaggtttgtaaagcactttatataaattatcgtatttgatcctaacaacaatgTGACATCAGTGCtgcattattcccattttggagATAAAGAAACTGTCAAATAcatgtgtatctgtatgtgtatatatgtgtatatatacacacacatatgtatatgctatTTTTAGGAGTCCTATCTGAGGTGTCtattgaaaatacatttttttttgaattggactttttaaattatgtattttcTAAGTGATTTTACAGTGAAACTTTAACTGAAAGTCAAATGTCAGATAATGAAAAACAGAGCCAGGGATAGAAAGTAGTTCTTAGACTCCCTATTCAGTGTTTATTTTTCCATCTGACATCCCGGACCAAATTTTATCATCTGTAcgatgaagaaaagaagattcaTTCTGGGATTCTCACAGAGCTATTGTAGggttcaaagaattttaaaaataaattataaaattcatttttaaaatgaattataaattataaaatgaattagtaTAGTTTATACTAATAAATTTCCctctatataaaaaaattatataaatataatatttgacaCAATCACAGTAAAGGTTCTACGTTGGCCCTTGGTTCAGAATTCATGTGATGAAGAAGATTCCAGTAGTCTTTAATTCTTTAGAGCATCTCATCCCTAACCacccatttttccttcttctctgggATAGACAAGATGAAAGGAGACCTCCTGATTGAAATTGGCAGCGGCCCCACCATCTACCAGTTCCTTTCTGCCTGTgagttatttaaagaaattgtGGCCACTGACTATGCTGACCAGAACCTGAAAGAGATCAACCAGTGGCTGAAGAAGGAGCCAGGGGCATTTGACTGGTCTCCTGTGGTGAAATATGTGTGTGAGCTAGAAGGAGACAGGTAGGCATTTCTCTGTTTAACAGATCTCTGCTTGGGATCTGCATAACTGCCTAAAGCAAAAATTATCCTTGATGGTCCAAGTGcaatggaagaaaagaatatcagagagagagagagagaaagagatggggtgaggaagagagagagagagagagagagagagagagagagaaagagagagagagagagagagtatatattTAATTTGCATGTTTGTTAACCTTACTGGttaaattctaaagaaaataaaattccagaAATTTGCagttttaaataaagataaacatttctatagtgaaaaatgttttttgtaatgactgtgtatttaaaatcagccggagtcaggaactcaggttaaggggaaaatcttcagtctttattgaagtgaagaggtgaaaaaagattgcgatagcaatatgggcaattgcgacaggaagccagctagcagagagagacctgagctgaaaggccatcgtaatggcaatgcgagcagtctctccttccccttccttttccactcccctgcctccacccaccaaaatcgtcatttcctatacaacacatcaggacttgcacaaagagtgggcaggggccattctttctccaagcatatatattaatagagtatggtccaattactatttagcttcatgtgcttgggacctcagtgcaccaactcaagcctcagcccattacagtttttaatttttaaaatcttatttttctgtgGCAAATtgggaaaaattcaaaataattgatACTAATGTGTATTCTATTCCAATTGACATACTAAAATATAGTACAGCTATAGCCCCTTACAAGTACACTCTACAATCTTAGGtatcattttacttctttctacTTTACAAGGGGAGGATTCCTAAATATTCAAGATTTTGAATCTATTCTGTTTATTAGgcctgagaaaaaggaaaaaaaaaaaaaaacctatccatGTGACCAAGACACTGACAGCTGCCTCTGCTCATtgtaatatttatacattttttttctatttcagagaCAAGTGGactgataaagaagaaaagttaagagagaagGTAAAGCAGGTCCTGAAGTCTGATGTGACCCAAAGCCAACCATTGGGCTCTGTTTCCCTTCCTCAGGCTGATTGCCTACTTACTATATACTGCCTTGAAACTTCTTGCAAAGACCTTCCCACCTACCAACAGGCCCTGAAGAACATCAGTAGCCTGCTGAAACCTGGGGGATCCTTGGTGCTTATTTCTGCCCTTAAAGGCTACTACTACATGGTTGAGGATAAAAAGTTCTTCTGTCTCCCCCTTACTCCTGAGGAAATCAAAGATGCCCTAGAAAAAGCTGGTTTCATCTGTGATAAGTCTGAGGTCATCTCTAAGCATTATGACCAGGCCTATGTAAATCATGATGGGATTATGATTTTCGTGGGGAGGAAGCTTAAATAAATCCATGGGCATTCAAGGTTAATCCTACTCTTCTTTACCAAAGCTACATTTGTCAGAATTCCATTTTTCTATAGCTTTTGGTaaaatcttttctctccttttcccaattgTCATGGTGTTAGCTATTGGCTGTCCTGGGGTAATGGGGCCTGGATAAATTGTTTGAATGGCATCCTGTGAGCACTCAATTTCTATTAAAGTAATACACTTGCTTCACCTAGCTGACTCTGGTCCTTGATTCTCACTGCTGCTTCTGCCAAAAAAAGATTGAATAGAAAGGTGGGTCAGTGGCTGAGGGCCAATAAGGAATGTCTTGGTATAGGAAAGGAATAATCTCTCTGGTAAAACGAGTCTCCTCACCAAGAGTTCTGTATGACAAAGAAAGACAGTTAGTCCagatcagaaaagaaataaaatcagtaTCAGACACTGTGAAAAATACTTCCCAGTTTCTCAATCCACTCATCTACCATAacttaagtcttttcttcttcaactaCACATAGGGATGGTCATATCTTACCACCACCTCAGATGTCCTATGCTTATGTCTCCACCATTTGATGTCTGTTCTTTTCATAGCCTTTGCACTTGTGGAAGCTTTAAATTGGGACCAATCAAGATATAGGGCACATGTTTAATTGGCTGGGGCCTCaatgtattattataatatattcataattattaatataattattatattataattaatataatacatatataacatattagaTCTGGTTGTAGTTTAGGGCATCCTGAAGTAAGGGTAATATGAGTTTCTGCCTATTAGAAGACAAAAACCCACAGGTTTATTGCTAATGAATGACATGGCTCCTGTCCCTTGCAATAGATTCCTTCCTGGTCATTGTTCATCAGAAAAGAAATCGAAATCTAAGCAAACATATGGTACCTAgtgttggtttttattttaaactaaacCAGTTACCAGGCTAAACCACAAGGAAACAGTGATCAGGGATGTTTTAGGAAGCAAATTACAAAATGGTTTAACCCTGACCattgaggattttatttttaccatctCCATGATGGAAATAGTAGGGAGTGAGAGACTAAAGGTTAGAGtaagaaagacctggattcagaacCTGTTTCTGCCACTTACTGAATACATGATCCtcttaaaatatcatttacatTCTCAAACACCTCTCCAAGACTTACCTACTAAGTTACAAACCTTTGGTGTGAGCTGTGGTATTGTAAATCCTTTGTATATTCAACTTCTCCTCTGGAGAAGTGGGAAGACTCATTAAGCTAGTACTAAAATGCACAAAGAGGGTTCTGGGTCACAGAACTAGATGGAAGGCTAGCCATCTTCTCTTATCCTAAAATCATCTCAAATCTCTCCAAAATAGGATTTACATGCAAGAGATCAAACAATTTCACTTGTCTTCTTACCACCTAGAACCTTAACAATTTGATGAACCACTGAAAAGGTTAATTCCTTATTCCTAATGTGCTTCCTCAGTACTATCTCCTTCTCAGTCCATCACATTTCTGCAGCAGGGTTGTACAAGGATACCCATGAGCTTTTAACTCTCAACTCTATCCCTTCTTGCCTCACTCAGGACTTGTCTCTGTCAAATAGtcctgaagaaaaacaaacagaaatttgTCCAAGCTGGGACAGCATCGTGAGGGCACTCTGGGCTGCAGCAGAGCTAAGccaggagaaagggggaagagggaattgAGGCAGGATGTGTGTGTGACTCCACTGAGCCTGAGGGAAAAGTCCAGCTtaacttttataatattgtttacaTAGTacggtttttttctttttttctggttctggATCTCACCTTATCACTATCTTCTGCCTCTCTAATTTGAGAGTGGAGTCAGGAACTTCAACCCCTTATTTAAAGACAGAGCTCAGTTTTCTTACCTTACTGCACTATTTTGGGACTTCTCTGTTTGACTTCTCCACCATGTCTCTGAGTTGGATATCCTCTCATCCTCCCTTCTCTACCTTCTCAGCTTCCATTTTTGTATGTTATatcttccattagactgtaagctccttgaggatatatacaatcctcctcttcttcctcctctttctcctcctcgttctctttttcctccttctctcttcctcctccttctttctttttcttttcttcctaatgCTTAACACCActtctggcacatggtaggcaccTGATGAATGTTTATGGATTGTTAGAAGCTTTCCCAATATATATAAGAGTAAAGTAAGCATGTCCACACTTCCTATTGTTACTTGAAACAGTTCTGGAAATACTAGAAATAGCTATGagagtagagaaagaaattaaatactaAAAGATAGTTAAACAGGAGATAGAAGTATCCACATTTACTGATGACATTATGCTTTGCTTAGAAAATCCTAAGGAATtacaaagatattaaatgaaacaatattgcCAGCAATATTtcagggtacaaaataaacccTGAAAAATCAACAGCAgttctatataaaataataaaacctacAAGGAAATATTAGAAACATAAATTCCAttccaaataattacaaaatgcatAAACTATTTAGGAATCAGTCTATTACAACAgataggatatttttaaaaaattcaatttcaaagtgctccttaaagaaataaagaatagctGGAGAAATATTTAGTGTTCAAGCCACTAATAAAAATGTCCATACTACTAAAGTAAATTTATAGTTTTGATACTACaacaataaataatcaaaaggatACTTAATAGAATTTGCTGAAATAATAACAaacctatttgaaaaaaacaaaaaaaaatctagacaataaagggaaatattgaaaaaatagagatgaagagggagtaGCACTTCTAccttaaactgtattataaagcagccatcaaaatcattttgcaattattaaaaaaaagaaataaagaagtaaatCAAAGTAATAGTTTTAAAGTAGGGAGAATCAGAAATGATGAAATTCAATAACTTTGCTCATGAAGTAGAAAACATTAATTATTCAGGAAAGAACTCcttaatttgattaaaaactatTACAAAAACTGCAAAGCAttctggcaaaaattaggcatatTCCCCAATAAATTCTAAATGGATATGTGgccttaatattaaagatcatatgaTAGCCTGCAATTTTGCTGATGCTACTAATCATCTCATTGCGTATTTGCTGATTCCTTaagattttcttcatcatttagcTTTTGGCAAATCCACACGCTGGGGGATCTCTTTCTTGACCCTTTCAGAGATCACAATATCATAGACATTTTTAGTGTCCTTCActttaaaacaggaaaaaataaatgcaaagaggCAAAGGATAGAAGTCTGGGTTCATTGGTTACATGGAAGCTTTGGGTGGGATAGGGAGGGCCCAAGACCCTTAAATCATTGTATCTCTCATTAAAACTTGGCCAGgcaagacaacaaacaaaagtAGACTAAAGATTAACCCAGGATGACTAATGACTTCTGAATGCATCCCAATTCTGCTACCATATTGGCCAATATATTGATCACACAATTAGCAGACTTGAAACAGTTACACAATGTCTGTGAATGCTTTAACTCAGAGAGCAAAGCCTTCCATTATATGGCATCATGTCTTTCTAGGAGCAGGCTTCTCAGACTCTTCCATGTGTTCCATTGATCAGTCTACCTTGCCATGTTCATTTTTGAACTGAGCTGTTAAGTGTGCACTTTAGATTTATCCTAACATTTAATTGATGAACTTTATGCATATATGACCACATATAATATCAGAACAGGCTTTGGGACAGTTTTCCCTGAAGGATAATCTTTTATCCTCACAcatcaatttttctttaagtaattTCTAGCTATATATCACAATTTCAAACAGACAGTTTCCAAAGCAGGCAGTTATTTTCCTTGGACTTCTCAGACTGAAATAGAAACTACACTGAGCTCCCTGGCTTCCCTGAGCCCTGAGACTCCATTAGGCATTAAGTAAGACTGACAAGCACTAGAAATGTGAAGTGATTAAAATACTTCTTTGTGTTTATTGCGGCTTTTCTCTGATCTGTGTCTCTCCCACCTGTTGATCCTTTGAGAACAAGAATTTAACTTGAAGTTTTTTTGGCTTCAGAATAAGCAGTATGTATTACAACCTTGATTTATTTTTGGGGCTAGAGAGTGGAAGTGGAGAATTTGAGATACCAGAGGACCACTGCTAGGGAGACTATGGGGGAAAAGGAGTTATAAAATGAGACCAGTTCAAGGCAGAGCTGCTCTGGAATATTTGACATAGAGGACTAAGTGTCCCAAATGGCATCTTCCTATTTTAGCTATGTATTCATGATACTTAAGCATGTACCTTAGATGAGATATTGAAGAACTATAAAGGCTTTCAGAGATCTTAAAATATTGTTACCcttaaaaacctggaaagatcttcatgaactcaagcaaaatgaaatagacTGTGTACAAAGTAAGACACCACATTGTaggatgaccagctgtgaatgactttgctcttctcagcaatacaatgatctaagactactcaaggatttatgatgaaaaaaatgctgttcttatcctttgaaaTCTCCCGTAAAGAGGTGAGGCAGAGAACTGAGAGATTtcttataaacaaaacaaatatgtcaCTATAACACATTATTTTAGTATTAATACGTCTTTCTCTACAGAAATAGAGGCTCTATTAGAGATTATCAAATGCTCTAAAATGCATTCTACATCTTAAATCATAGTTCCTTTcccagaaatggaaaaagaaacactaCAACTACCATTGACTGTGTAGCCTGAAACTCCCTACCTCAGTACCTTCTATAACATGTATTTAACCTAAAGGCATTGTTCTTTACATCAGTGGTCTCTGAATTTTTGTGATTGTATACTGCTTTCAtgcacaggattgttgtgagtataaaaggaaacaatatttgTACAGATGTTTGCAACTTAAAGTACTatctaaatgttattattttcaaaattttgaacaTGAAATctcaacatatatttatacatttataaattacaaatttgtatacatttacatatttacaAATGACATGTATGTACTGGAGTattaattgtatattttataatatttatatcaaaatagtaattttaaaaggataacataaagatgaaataattttattttttaataaatcattgtTTTTTATTACTCTCATTTGGGCCTAAAACCACCATAAACTTTCTGTAACGCTTTCTGAAATGCTGTGCTTCTCTCTTGGTCCATACTACAGATTCTAAAAAGTAGCAAATTATCCCTATTTGGGTGATAAAAATCCTAATTCTACTTTCCTGCTTTTGGGGAATGAAAATgaattgcatttaatttttttcttcctttaggaGCACCTTTATATACTTCTATTCTACTTTTAATTGAGTTTCAAATCTTCCCTGTGTCAATGTAAactatctctaatttcttttaattcttcctcttaccttttttttgtCTGTTCAATCCCAAGTGAGCTGTGCAAATCAGGGTTGTACTTCTCTTTACATATTGCTTCAGTATCCCACTTCCTTT
Proteins encoded in this region:
- the LOC127558063 gene encoding nicotinamide N-methyltransferase-like, whose protein sequence is MESNFSPKDAYVSHFNPRIYLETYYSLAPNPSKESQVLKFILRKLSEIFSPDKMKGDLLIEIGSGPTIYQFLSACELFKEIVATDYADQNLKEINQWLKKEPGAFDWSPVVKYVCELEGDRDKWTDKEEKLREKVKQVLKSDVTQSQPLGSVSLPQADCLLTIYCLETSCKDLPTYQQALKNISSLLKPGGSLVLISALKGYYYMVEDKKFFCLPLTPEEIKDALEKAGFICDKSEVISKHYDQAYVNHDGIMIFVGRKLK